From Motilibacter peucedani, the proteins below share one genomic window:
- a CDS encoding formate/nitrite transporter family protein: MPYKTPDQIAVAAVASGEKKALLTPDRMLVGGFLAGAYIAFGGLLAIVVTAGLDKAQWGGIISLITGAVFSLGLILVVLAGAELLTGNMALVPMAVLQKRVTIGRLSFNFAVVLVANLLGSLFVAYFLAVKTGVIGTVHSQAGSAGASTYTRLAGIATGKAVTETNWQIFLRAVGCNWLVCLAVWLAMAADDIGGKILGIFFPIMAFVALGFDHVIANMFFLPAARWAGVPGMGWGAILDNWVFAFLGNLVGAGIFVACAYWWLYLRDTEGAAASAGSDPSGTAGAPSRNGRSGGKVSARRG, from the coding sequence ATGCCCTACAAGACCCCTGACCAGATCGCCGTCGCCGCAGTGGCGAGCGGCGAGAAGAAGGCACTGCTGACGCCTGATCGCATGCTGGTCGGCGGATTCCTCGCCGGTGCCTACATCGCCTTCGGTGGGCTGCTCGCCATCGTGGTGACCGCCGGGCTCGACAAGGCCCAGTGGGGCGGGATCATCTCCCTCATCACGGGCGCCGTCTTCAGCCTCGGGCTCATCCTCGTCGTCCTCGCCGGAGCCGAGCTCCTGACGGGCAACATGGCGCTGGTCCCGATGGCCGTGCTCCAGAAGCGGGTCACCATCGGCCGGCTGTCGTTCAACTTCGCCGTCGTGCTGGTCGCCAACCTGCTCGGCTCGCTGTTCGTCGCCTACTTCCTCGCGGTCAAGACCGGGGTCATCGGCACCGTGCACAGCCAGGCCGGCAGCGCCGGCGCCTCCACCTACACGCGGCTGGCGGGCATCGCCACCGGCAAGGCCGTGACCGAGACGAACTGGCAGATCTTCCTGCGCGCGGTGGGCTGCAACTGGCTGGTGTGCCTGGCGGTCTGGCTCGCCATGGCGGCGGACGACATCGGCGGCAAGATCCTCGGCATCTTCTTCCCGATCATGGCGTTCGTCGCCCTCGGCTTCGACCACGTCATCGCCAACATGTTCTTCCTCCCCGCTGCCCGTTGGGCCGGCGTCCCGGGCATGGGCTGGGGCGCGATCCTCGACAACTGGGTCTTCGCGTTCCTCGGCAACCTGGTGGGAGCAGGCATCTTCGTCGCCTGTGCCTACTGGTGGCTCTACCTGCGCGACACCGAGGGGGCTGCCGCGAGCGCCGGCTCGGACCCGAGCGGCACCGCCGGTGCGCCCTCGCGCAACGGCCGCAGCGGTGGCAAGGTCAGCGCACGACGAGGGTGA
- the nrfD gene encoding NrfD/PsrC family molybdoenzyme membrane anchor subunit, protein MSKQGAAGDPVHAGSPDAAVTAPVWSSGKGRGRRGRGRRQDESVMVPEAEFRSYYGRPILKAPVWTHDIAIYLFTGGLAAGSSLVAAGADVTGAPALRRAGRVTSMGALLASTYFLINDLGRKERFYNMLRVAKPTSPMSVGTWILAAYGGLAGAAAVSEAAPLLPRRGPLGLLRTVLPPAGSAAGFGAAAVAPALATYTAVLFADTAVPSWHEVYRELPFVFAGSALASGGGMGLVLAPTAQAGGARRAAVLGAAAELAGTHLVEHSHGLLSEPYREDRPGRQLRAARALTVAGAAGAVLGRRSRVISALAGTSLLAGSLLTRFGVFYAGVASTKDPKYVVVPQRERLQQGRPARSDR, encoded by the coding sequence ATGAGCAAGCAGGGTGCCGCGGGCGACCCCGTCCACGCGGGCAGCCCCGACGCCGCCGTCACCGCTCCGGTGTGGAGCTCGGGCAAGGGCCGTGGCCGCCGCGGCCGCGGGCGCCGCCAGGACGAGAGCGTCATGGTCCCCGAGGCGGAGTTCCGCTCCTACTACGGGCGTCCGATCCTCAAGGCGCCCGTGTGGACGCACGACATCGCCATCTACCTGTTCACCGGCGGCCTCGCTGCCGGCTCCTCCCTCGTGGCAGCCGGTGCCGACGTCACCGGCGCGCCTGCGCTGCGCCGCGCCGGTCGCGTGACGTCGATGGGAGCGCTGCTCGCCAGCACGTACTTCCTCATCAACGACCTCGGCCGCAAGGAGCGCTTCTACAACATGCTCCGTGTCGCCAAGCCGACGTCGCCGATGTCGGTGGGAACGTGGATCCTCGCCGCTTACGGCGGTCTCGCCGGGGCCGCCGCCGTCTCCGAGGCCGCGCCGCTGCTGCCGCGGCGCGGGCCGCTCGGTCTGCTCCGCACGGTGCTGCCTCCCGCGGGCAGCGCTGCGGGCTTCGGTGCGGCTGCGGTCGCGCCGGCGCTCGCCACCTACACCGCCGTGCTGTTCGCCGACACCGCCGTGCCGTCGTGGCACGAGGTCTACCGCGAGCTGCCCTTCGTCTTCGCCGGCAGTGCGCTGGCCAGCGGCGGCGGCATGGGCCTCGTGCTCGCGCCTACCGCGCAGGCCGGCGGCGCCCGGCGGGCAGCCGTCCTCGGTGCGGCGGCCGAGCTCGCCGGCACGCACCTGGTCGAGCACTCCCACGGCCTGCTCAGCGAGCCCTACCGCGAGGACCGGCCCGGCCGCCAGCTGCGTGCCGCCCGCGCGCTCACCGTCGCGGGCGCGGCGGGCGCAGTGCTCGGGCGGCGATCACGAGTGATCTCCGCCCTGGCGGGTACGTCCCTGCTCGCGGGTTCCCTCCTGACGCGCTTCGGCGTGTTCTACGCAGGCGTCGCGTCGACGAAGGACCCGAAGTACGTCGTGGTCCCACAACGCGAGCGGCTCCAGCAGGGGCGCCCCGCGCGCTCGGACCGCTAG
- a CDS encoding 4Fe-4S dicluster domain-containing protein, with protein sequence MVSANSLYGPLDPAADAGYEDPPARVGFFTDTSVCIGCKACEVACKEWNAVPEDGLNLLGFSYDNTGGLGADSWRAVAFIEQPLPLGRKTPPFTDTPTGPSAAGPAFDVVAAGVRSLDTDKLGTAVPGGIPVAEAAAEAADKAGVGQAFLGMPGSQPPGRETGVEGRSDFRWLMMSNVCKHCTHAACLDVCPTGSLFRTEFGTVVVQEDICNGCGYCVSACPYGVIDKREDDGRAWKCTLCYDRLGAGQTPACAQACPTESIQFGELVELRDRAEKRVEALHAAGVTEARLYGEDDNDGVGGDGAFFLLLDEPEVYGLPPDPVVTTRDLPDMWKHAGAAAAMMVAGAVLSFLGRRSAR encoded by the coding sequence GTGGTCTCGGCCAACAGCCTCTACGGTCCGCTCGACCCCGCAGCCGACGCCGGCTACGAAGACCCGCCGGCGCGGGTCGGGTTCTTCACCGACACCAGCGTCTGCATCGGGTGCAAGGCCTGCGAGGTGGCCTGCAAGGAGTGGAACGCCGTCCCCGAGGACGGCCTGAACCTCCTGGGCTTCTCCTACGACAACACCGGCGGGCTCGGCGCCGACTCGTGGCGCGCGGTCGCCTTCATCGAGCAGCCGCTGCCGCTGGGCCGCAAGACCCCACCCTTCACCGACACCCCGACCGGCCCGTCGGCGGCCGGGCCGGCGTTCGACGTGGTGGCCGCGGGCGTGCGGTCGCTCGACACCGACAAGCTCGGCACGGCCGTCCCCGGTGGCATCCCCGTCGCGGAGGCCGCGGCCGAGGCGGCCGACAAGGCCGGTGTGGGACAGGCGTTCCTCGGCATGCCGGGCTCCCAGCCACCCGGCCGCGAGACCGGCGTCGAGGGCCGCTCCGACTTCCGCTGGCTGATGATGAGCAACGTGTGCAAGCACTGCACGCACGCGGCCTGTCTCGACGTCTGCCCGACGGGGTCGCTGTTCCGCACGGAGTTCGGCACCGTCGTGGTGCAGGAGGACATCTGCAACGGCTGCGGCTACTGCGTCTCGGCCTGCCCCTACGGCGTCATCGACAAGCGCGAGGACGACGGCCGCGCGTGGAAGTGCACGCTGTGCTACGACCGGCTCGGCGCCGGCCAGACGCCCGCCTGCGCGCAGGCCTGCCCGACCGAGTCGATCCAGTTCGGCGAGCTGGTCGAGCTGCGCGACCGGGCCGAGAAGCGGGTCGAGGCTCTGCACGCAGCCGGCGTCACCGAGGCCCGGCTCTACGGCGAGGACGACAACGACGGCGTCGGCGGCGACGGCGCGTTCTTCCTCCTGCTCGACGAGCCCGAGGTCTACGGCCTGCCGCCGGACCCGGTGGTGACCACGCGAGACCTCCCGGACATGTGGAAGCACGCCGGCGCAGCGGCCGCGATGATGGTGGCCGGCGCCGTGCTCTCCTTCCTCGGCAGGCGGTCCGCCCGATGA
- the fdh gene encoding formate dehydrogenase — MGVRTFLEGWPVYRQLTGDDPLGRGAASQSHRSKTLTARTETADKVAKSVCPYCAVGCGQRVFVKDGRVTQIEGDPDSPISRGRLCPKGAASESLVNGPLRQTQILYRKPYGTEWEELELDTAMDMIVDRVIDARRRGWQETDDQGRTLRRTMGIASLGGATLDNEENYLIKKLFTAMGAIQVENQARIUHSATVPGLGASFGRGGATTSLQDLANADCIVIEGSNMAECHPVGFQWVMEAKARGAKVIHIDPRFTRTSALADTFVPIRTGTDIVLLGAVINHVLSNDLWFEDYVRAYTNASWIISEDFQDTEDLDGLFSGFDEERRSYDTTSWQYAGKEDSDGGQGHETDRASSSEKGQQHGSGGPALESHEVQKDETLQHPHCVFQILKRHFSRYTREMVQEVCGVSPDLFDEVVEAWTANSGRERTTALVYSVGWTQRGTGVQYIRTGAILQLLLGNMGRPGGGIMALRGHASIQGSTDIPTLYNLLPGYLSMPHVDEHSDLEHYIDEIKGANQKGFWGNADAYIINLLKAWFGDKATAENDYGFDYLPRINADHGTYSQVMDMIEGGKIFGYFLLGQNPAVGSANGRAQRLGLANLDWLVVRDLVMIESATFWQNAPEIETGEIVPEECRTEVFFMPAATHVEKEGTFTQTQRLLQWREKAVEAPGQATSDLWFIYHLGRKMREKLAASTDPRDRPLLDVTWDYPLIGEKQDPDAEAVLMEINGYEVATKKPLSSYLEMKADGSTLGGCWIYTGVFADGVNQAARRKPGKEQNWLAGEWGWAWPANRRVLYNRASADPDGKPWSERKALVWWDEEEQTWTGHDVPDFQATKHPHFQPEQGASGPDALAGDDAFVMQADGKAWLYAPKGALDGPLPAHYEPGESPIRNSVYTQQQNPTREIYTASFNEMHPSPPEYGSGVFPYVWTTSRLTEHHTAGGMSRFLPYLSELQPELFMEVSPELAAERGLSHLDWAHVITVRAVIEARVLITDRLTPLRVQNQTIHQIWLPYHWGPGGLTTGDVVNDLPHLTLDPNVHIQECKAGTCDVRPGRRPRGPAVLALMEDYKLRGRVDEETGTVAATTHLLADQADRAADEAALAEAITEGEV; from the coding sequence GTGGGCGTACGCACCTTCCTCGAGGGCTGGCCGGTCTACCGGCAGCTGACCGGCGACGACCCGCTGGGTCGCGGCGCCGCGTCGCAGTCGCACCGGTCGAAGACGCTCACCGCCCGCACCGAGACCGCCGACAAGGTCGCCAAGTCGGTGTGCCCCTACTGCGCGGTCGGCTGCGGCCAGCGCGTGTTCGTCAAGGACGGCCGGGTCACCCAGATCGAGGGCGACCCCGACAGCCCGATCTCGCGCGGCCGGCTCTGCCCCAAGGGCGCCGCCAGCGAGAGCCTGGTCAACGGCCCGCTGCGCCAGACGCAGATCCTCTACCGCAAGCCCTACGGCACGGAGTGGGAGGAGCTCGAGCTCGACACGGCGATGGACATGATCGTCGACCGCGTCATCGACGCCCGCCGCCGCGGCTGGCAGGAGACCGACGACCAGGGCCGCACGCTGCGGCGCACGATGGGCATCGCGAGCCTCGGCGGCGCGACGCTCGACAACGAAGAGAACTACCTGATCAAGAAGCTGTTCACGGCCATGGGCGCGATCCAGGTCGAGAACCAGGCCCGCATATGACACTCCGCCACAGTGCCCGGTCTGGGTGCTTCGTTCGGTCGCGGCGGCGCGACCACCTCCCTGCAGGACCTCGCCAACGCTGACTGCATCGTCATCGAGGGCTCGAACATGGCCGAGTGCCACCCGGTCGGGTTCCAGTGGGTCATGGAGGCGAAGGCGCGCGGCGCGAAGGTCATCCACATCGACCCCCGCTTCACGCGCACCAGCGCGCTCGCCGACACGTTCGTGCCCATCCGCACGGGCACCGACATCGTGCTGCTCGGGGCCGTGATCAACCACGTCCTCAGCAACGACCTGTGGTTCGAGGACTACGTCCGCGCCTACACCAACGCCTCGTGGATCATCAGCGAGGACTTCCAGGACACCGAGGACCTCGACGGGCTGTTCTCCGGCTTCGACGAGGAGAGGCGCTCCTACGACACGACGTCGTGGCAGTACGCCGGCAAGGAGGACTCCGATGGCGGGCAGGGCCACGAGACCGACCGCGCCAGCTCCTCCGAGAAGGGTCAGCAGCACGGCTCCGGCGGGCCCGCGCTCGAGAGCCACGAGGTGCAGAAGGACGAGACGCTCCAGCACCCGCACTGCGTCTTCCAGATCCTCAAGCGGCACTTCTCCCGCTACACCCGCGAGATGGTGCAGGAGGTCTGCGGCGTCTCACCCGACCTCTTCGACGAGGTCGTCGAGGCCTGGACGGCCAACAGCGGCCGCGAGCGTACGACTGCGCTCGTCTACAGCGTCGGCTGGACCCAGCGCGGCACCGGCGTGCAGTACATCCGCACCGGCGCGATCCTCCAGCTGCTGCTGGGCAACATGGGCCGCCCGGGCGGCGGCATCATGGCGCTGCGCGGGCACGCCAGCATCCAGGGATCGACCGACATCCCGACGCTCTACAACCTGCTGCCGGGCTACCTCTCGATGCCGCACGTCGACGAGCACAGCGACCTCGAGCACTACATCGACGAGATCAAGGGCGCCAACCAGAAGGGCTTCTGGGGCAACGCCGACGCCTACATCATCAACCTGCTGAAGGCCTGGTTCGGCGACAAGGCGACCGCCGAGAACGACTACGGCTTCGACTACCTGCCCCGCATCAACGCCGACCACGGCACCTACAGCCAGGTCATGGACATGATCGAGGGCGGGAAGATCTTCGGCTACTTCCTGCTGGGCCAGAACCCCGCGGTCGGCTCCGCCAACGGGCGCGCCCAGCGCCTCGGCCTGGCCAACCTCGACTGGCTCGTCGTGCGCGACCTCGTCATGATCGAGAGCGCGACGTTCTGGCAGAACGCGCCCGAGATCGAGACCGGCGAGATCGTGCCCGAGGAGTGCCGCACCGAGGTGTTCTTCATGCCCGCGGCGACGCACGTCGAGAAGGAGGGCACCTTCACCCAGACCCAGCGGCTGCTGCAGTGGCGCGAGAAGGCCGTCGAGGCGCCGGGCCAGGCCACCAGCGACCTGTGGTTCATCTACCACCTGGGTCGCAAGATGCGCGAGAAGCTGGCTGCCTCCACGGACCCGCGCGACCGCCCGCTGCTCGACGTCACCTGGGACTACCCGCTCATCGGCGAGAAGCAGGACCCCGACGCCGAGGCCGTCCTCATGGAGATCAACGGCTACGAGGTCGCGACGAAGAAGCCGCTGAGCTCCTACCTCGAGATGAAGGCCGACGGCTCGACGCTGGGCGGCTGCTGGATCTACACCGGCGTCTTCGCCGACGGGGTCAACCAGGCCGCGCGCCGCAAGCCGGGCAAGGAGCAGAACTGGCTCGCCGGCGAGTGGGGCTGGGCCTGGCCTGCCAACCGTCGCGTCCTCTACAACCGCGCCTCGGCCGACCCCGACGGCAAGCCGTGGAGCGAGCGCAAGGCCTTGGTCTGGTGGGACGAGGAGGAGCAGACCTGGACCGGGCACGACGTCCCCGACTTCCAGGCCACCAAGCACCCGCACTTCCAGCCGGAGCAGGGCGCCAGCGGTCCTGACGCGCTGGCCGGCGACGACGCGTTCGTCATGCAGGCCGACGGGAAGGCGTGGCTCTACGCGCCGAAGGGTGCCCTCGACGGGCCCCTGCCCGCGCACTACGAGCCGGGCGAGTCGCCGATCCGCAACTCGGTCTACACCCAGCAGCAGAACCCGACCCGCGAGATCTACACCGCGAGCTTCAACGAGATGCACCCGAGCCCGCCGGAGTACGGCTCCGGCGTCTTCCCCTACGTCTGGACGACCTCCCGCCTGACCGAGCACCACACCGCGGGCGGCATGAGCCGGTTCCTGCCCTACCTCTCGGAGCTCCAGCCCGAGCTCTTCATGGAGGTATCGCCGGAGCTGGCGGCCGAGCGCGGGCTCTCGCACCTCGACTGGGCGCACGTCATCACCGTGCGCGCCGTCATCGAGGCGCGGGTGCTCATCACCGACCGGCTCACCCCGCTGCGGGTGCAGAACCAGACGATCCACCAGATCTGGCTGCCCTACCACTGGGGACCAGGTGGTCTCACCACCGGCGACGTGGTCAACGACCTGCCGCACCTGACGCTCGACCCGAACGTCCACATCCAGGAGTGCAAGGCCGGGACGTGCGACGTACGCCCGGGGCGCCGTCCGCGCGGACCCGCGGTCCTCGCGCTGATGGAGGACTACAAGCTGCGCGGCCGTGTCGACGAGGAGACGGGCACCGTGGCAGCCACCACCCACCTGCTGGCCGACCAGGCCGACCGGGCCGCCGACGAGGCAGCCCTCGCCGAAGCCATCACAGAAGGCGAGGTCTGA